A window of Halovivax gelatinilyticus genomic DNA:
CTCCTTCGTCGGTCATGTCTGAACGACCTCGGGGATTGGCAAAAAGGTCACCGGTCCGGCGCGACGCGACGTGACTCGCCGGTTCGAACTCGATAGAGAGAGTGACTCAGCGCAATCCGACGAAGAAAATCACGTAGAGCGCCGCCAGGAGGCTCGGGACGAAGACGGCCAGGAACACGCCCGTACTCCACTCCTTGACCGTGTTACCGTCTAACGGACCGTAGGGAATCATGTTGAACGCGGCGAGAAAGACGTTGATCCAGACGCCGAGTCGGCCGATCTCGCCGACGAGTTCGGGCGCGCCCGCGAAATTCGGTGCGAACATGAGCGGCACGAACAGTACGGCGAGCGCGTGATTCGTCAGCGGGCCGGCGAGCGCGACCAGCCCGTTCTGTTTGACGGTGATTCGGCCGCGGTGGTAGACGGCGCCGGGCGCGGCGAAGAGAAACCCGATGAGCGCGCTCATGATCGCGAGAAAGAGCATGTTGTAGTCGGCGCGGAATTCGGCGATCTGCCCGAACCGGATGGCGACCACCTTGTGGGCGAGCTCGTGAAGCAAGAACGCGACGCCGACGGTCACG
This region includes:
- a CDS encoding metalloprotease, whose protein sequence is MSYATRPEITFSDRELVDLAIAWIVLSIAFALLLTREPGTGGIDVAAMPQMTALSFVTVGVAFLLHELAHKVVAIRFGQIAEFRADYNMLFLAIMSALIGFLFAAPGAVYHRGRITVKQNGLVALAGPLTNHALAVLFVPLMFAPNFAGAPELVGEIGRLGVWINVFLAAFNMIPYGPLDGNTVKEWSTGVFLAVFVPSLLAALYVIFFVGLR